In the genome of Megalops cyprinoides isolate fMegCyp1 chromosome 7, fMegCyp1.pri, whole genome shotgun sequence, one region contains:
- the LOC118781321 gene encoding ubiquitin thioesterase OTU1 produces MLRLRCKARNGTHLMQGLTHQSCVQELKNKVEELTGIPCDVQKIMVGYPPSSLDLSSGGALKDYPIKSGDTLIVEEERSKPEPQAKEAVTKDRAPTGPRLESAPVLARRVVPADNSCLFTSVFYVVEGGVYDPACAPEMRGLIAQIVASDPASYSEAVLGKSNEDYCAWIRRDDTWGGAIEVSILSKFYQCEICVVDTQTVRVDRFGEDAGYRKRVLLIYDGIHYDPLQREVPGSDSPPQTIFSTADDIILGQALELADEARRKRQFTDVNRFALRCMVCQTGLVGQAEAREHAKETGHTNFGEV; encoded by the exons ATGCTACGTCTGCGCTGCAAAGCCAGGAATGGGACTCACCTGATGCAGGGCCTGACTCACCAGTCCTGCGTGCAGGAGCTTAAAAACAAGGTGGAGGAGCTGACGGGCATCCCCTGCGATGTGCAGAAGATCATGGTGGGCTACCCGCCCTCCAGCCTGGACCTTAGCAGTGGAGGTGCCCTCAAGGACTACCCTATCAAGTCAG GTGACACGCTCattgtggaggaggagaggagcaagCCTGAGCCCCAGGCCAAAGAAGCTGTGACCAAGGATCGGGCGCCGACAGGGCCACGGCTGGAGTCCGCTCCAGTGCTGGCGCGGCGGGTGGTCCCGGCCGACAACTCCTGCCTCTTCACCAGCGTCTTCTACGTGGTGGAGGGCGGCGTGTACGACCCGGCCTGCGCCCCCGAGATGAGGGGCCTCATCGCCCAGATCGTGGCCAGTGACCCGGCCTCGTACTCGGAGGCCGTGCTGGGCAAGAGCAACGAGGACTACTGCGCCTGGATCCGGCGCGACGACACCTGGGGCGGCGCCATCGAGGTCTCCATCCTCTCCAAGTTCTACCAGTGCGAGATCTGCGTGGTGGACACGCAGACAGTGCGCGTGGACCGCTTCGGCGAGGACGCCGGCTACCGCAAGCGCGTGCTGCTCATCTACGACGGCATCCACTACGACCCGCTGCAGAGGGAGGTGCCCGGCTCGGACTCGCCGCCCCAGACCATCTTCTCCACCGCCGACGACATCATCCTGGGCCAGGCGCTGGAGCTGGCGGACGAGGCGCGGCGCAAGCGGCAGTTCACGGACGTCAACCGCTTCGCGCTGCGCTGCATGGTGTGCCAGACAGGCCTGGTGGGGCAGGCCGAGGCTCGCGAGCACGCCAAGGAGACGGGCCACACCAACTTCGGAGAGGTGTGA